A window of the Microplitis mediator isolate UGA2020A chromosome 5, iyMicMedi2.1, whole genome shotgun sequence genome harbors these coding sequences:
- the LOC130668648 gene encoding uncharacterized protein LOC130668648, protein MKWINKTRFPYALPIFQLTNSSTSYRRYDRTFKCTGVLVHPNAVLTSSLCIKDDESYVVASNMVRISAGRYERLPYVSHHRLYPAVHNAFYELASITSEYKNITTVEKEIIPGMAILFFDNAIRNVRPAAVDQSPKRYKIYSKEIDRMCVRVSLIKDSKNNLNFTEIFSEKFPEKFSSYSEFEGAYIRFENNSIDKNISDITVNDFVTVIATLNNETSSSEALLGSPLVCRGEDNVPVVTGLLINTSYDGLKMYGIVGDMERWINSKVNEFRTRTEHLPYSQFDVQEIMYEYDL, encoded by the exons ATGAAGTGGATAAACAAAACTCGTTTTCCATACGCACTgccaatttttcaattaacgaATTCGAGTACATCATATAGACGTTATGACCGCACATTCAAATGCACAGGAGTTTTGGTCCATCCTAATGCAGTTCTCACTTCTTCGCTTTGTATAAAAGA tGATGAATCGTATGTAGTCGCATCTAATATGGTACGTATAAGCGCAGGCAGATATGAAAGACTTCCTTATGTCAGCCATCACAGACTATATCCTGCTGTACATAACGCATTCTACGAATTAGCATCTATTACAAGtg aatatAAAAACATTACTACGGTTGAAAAGGAAATAATACCTGGTAtggctattttattttttgacaatgcAATAAGAAATGTTCGACCTGCTGCAGTTGATCAATCACcaaaaagatataaaatatattcaaaagaaATTGATAGAATGTGCGTGAGAGTTTCTTTGATAAAAGATTCTAAAAACA atttaaattttacagaaatattttctgaaaaattccCAGAAAAATTTTCGTCTTATTCTGAATTTGAAGGTGCATACATccgttttgaaaataattcaatcgACAAAAACATTTCAGACATAACCGTTAATGATTTTGTGACTGTCATTGCtactttaaataatgaaacatCGAGCTCAGag GCTCTCTTAGGAAGTCCTCTTGTTTGCCGAGGTGAGGATAATGTTCCGGTAGTAACtggattgttaataaatacttCATATGATGGATTGAAAATGTACGGAATCGTCGGAGATATGGAACGGTGGATAAACTCTAAAGTAAATGAATTTAGAACCCGCACTGAGCATTTACCTTATTCACAGTTTGACGTACAAGAAATAATGTATGAATATGATTTGTAG